The region TTGGGAGGATGGGACATTTTCTATCATTAGAGGGAAAAGCTGAGTGCTGTTTGGGACACAAACGCTTCTCAGAGGAACCAAAACCTTTCTGTGTGGGAACAGAGGACAGTAAACTTATTTAAAAACCTATTTCTGGTATTAGATGTATTAGGATTAGTAGCATCTACTCAAGCTAAAGTGAATCTTGTCCATATCAATTATACTCATATTTACTGCATTGCAAGTATAATTACATACACAGATCGATAGCTCTTGAATGATGATGTCTTTGCTTCACTTATACggaggaaaaaaaacataatatCCTGCCTTTGTTTAAAACTCAGCAGATCCTTCTGGAAGATACCAAGTGCTTTAGTTATAGGATCCCTTATTTTCAAGTGTAGAAGCTTAtcctttgttttagaaaattcCTCATTCATAAAGACAGGATGCTAAACTTAGGGAAATAAAAGGTCACCTCAAACCAAAAACCATTCCTGGGTGAGGCCTGCCCTCTGAGTGGTCCTTGTGGTGTCCGAGGGCTGTGCATGCTGAGTCCCCCATATTCTCGGTCCCTCTCGTGGCCCTGCTGCAGCCTGGCCCTTCTCCTGCCAGCTTTGCAGGCCCAGCCCCAGGCTCTGCTGCTTGCAGAGGCCCTTCCAGACCTGGGGCAATCTGATAGGCCTGTAAACCTCAGAGGGTGCACCAGGCCCACCTACAAAACTACTCATTCAGATATCAAAATGAGTCAAAAATTCCCCAGGTCAGCTTTTCCataaactcttttaaaataaacataatggTTATATTCAATCATTTgccaagaaaacatttattaaggGTTTTATTACACAGTCGGTCCTGGAGTAGAAAGAGACAATGTGAAAGGCCCCTACTCACCTCCCCTAGTCTGTACCCCCTCCATCTCTGCTGCTCTACCCACcttgagaaaaagagagaagggcgGGAGCATAGCCCAGAGGGACAACTTTCAGCACCTTCTCCATTTTAGCGGACTCCATTCTGAGCAGCGGGTCAGGGAAACGAGCAGCATGTCCACCCAGTTCCTGCCAACTGCTGAAGTGCTGGCCCCACATCGTGTCCTGTGAAATCCCAGGCTCCGCTCCCAGAAGGTTCTCCTGAATTTGTTCCTGGGCTCCTAGTTATGGTacttccttccctgtctcccacagACCCTTCCATGTGTCTGCACTCTGACCTGGGCCTCCCAGAAGTGAAGAAAAACAGGGCAAAGGAGAAGTCACTCAGACGCAAGCAAATTCAAGATTGTATATTTGGAGAGGTGGGCGGTATCATCAGTATATGTTCAAAATAGTCCCTAACTTTACAATCAGAAAAGTGACTTTCAGGGCCCTAAGAAAGTACTCCCTCCAACGCTCACCCCCATGGGCAGTAAGCCACCTTTCTCACCTGGGTGTTCAGACTACATGGAGATTTAGGGATTAAACTTTAGGTAATAAATCGTATTTTGCATATTGAAAATAATACTGAGTGGAGTTTGTTAaggctttcttttgtttttagaggACTAGGAGGCAAAGGTACTAAACCACTGTGGTGAAGAGGCCAAACAGATGTGCCCACAGGTTTGCATAGCCTTGGACACCCCCTTTTCAgccagagaagagaaaggttagGCAGAGAAGGGGTTTAACAAGGAGGTGTGTGATGACAGGTGGTGTGGGAAATACCTGTGAACTAAAATCAAGGCGGCTGCTTTGGGCGGCTGGTCTCCCAGAGTGGGTCTGGGTTCGGAGTTGTGCCAGTGAGCCTAGGGCCAGAGCAGGCACCCATTATCCACTACCCTGTTCCCATCCTGGGCCTCCTCCACACCCTTCCCTGGATTGTAAGTGACTTTAAAATAGCACAAGTTGTAAGGGCCCTTGCAACCTGGCCTCTCCTAGTTGCTTGGCCATCTGGCTAGAAGGTGATCCTGCTAACACTTGATTGATCTTAAGAGGGGGACAGCATGGGGACAAAGGTTTAGACTGAGCTTTTCCACTTTTACAGGATATATAATATCTAAAtgcctctcagcctcagtttcctcatctaggaAATGGGAGAGCTCTAAAgttccttcccctcttccctttcctgttctCATCCTCTCCCTTCCAACTCCTCCTGTCCCTTCTCCCTCATTCTTCCCCTTGTccccccatctcctccttcctctctctccttttttcacctctttccttgtctctctccccctcctccctactctcctcctttttcattctttcctctcctctcaccCCTACAGTCCCTACTCATGTATCAAAATAGTAATTATTAAAGATTCATCTAGgctagtggttctcaaagtttTCATCTAAAGATCCCTctacactcttaaaaattattgaggaccCCAAAGAGCTTTTTGTTTATGTGGTTTTTATCTATCAATATTTatcatattagaaatgaaaacagaaaaatgataaaacacaGGATTCTAGAAGCACATATTCTACCACCCATCAGTAGCCTCTTGAAAACTCCTGAGAAAATCAGAGTTTTAAAAGCCACACGTACGAAAAAGGAGTCGCTATTATTATGAAAACAGTTTTGACTTTGGAGGGTCCCCTGGAAAGACTCCCTGGGTCATACTGACTTTGAAAGCAGTGTATCTGGGCACAGAGAGGCAGTGGGCAAGGCAAGAGACCAGCTGTGAATCCCTGACACTCTTTTCAAAGGAAGACCCTTGGGATTCTGGGGTAAGCCCAATTGCTGAGTTCAGAGATTAACTGGCAGTGGGATTGAAGCTTCCCTCCAAGCCTAGGATTGCAGACTGAGCAGGCATTAGTAGATCTGAGATCTGCATTCCCCAAATGTGCCCACTGGCTCAACAGCAAGTTAAACACACAGACCCTAAGGCCCCTCCCTGGAGATAGGGATCAGGCAGGGCTAAAGTGGGCTGGGAATTCTGATGAGGGGGCAAGCTGGGGAAAGGTCTCAGTGAATCTTCTGATCTGTAGATCCTTTGGGAGCACATGAAGCTAAACCACTCACTGTCTCACCAGTGAGAGGGGAGAATCAGGTCAGTCTTCAGAGTATCTGCCAACCCCTCATTCTCTTAACTAGGGCTTGGTGCTAGCTAGGCTGGCCTTCAGGACTGGTCAGTCTCCACGGTGGGTGGACTCACGGTAATTCTGGTGAAAGAAGTgaaatgaatctgtttctgtAGTTGTGAAAAGGATGCAGACCCTCCAGGGAGGAGATGGGATCAGAAACAATGTGCTGGTTGATTTACCCACATACATAAGAAAAACTCAGTGCAAATACGGTATGAACATTTATGCAAAGACTGTGACAACAAAAATTGCCTATCTTTGAACCCCAGGTTATCTAACCAACACACCACTGGGGAATGCTTAACATTTGCCTGGTTACTCATGTAAACCAGGAACCAGAAGTCGCTGTTTCCAACCTGCCTATGTTCCCCAGTAATAGGTGGCCTCCCCCTCCTAGGTGTGTACCTgagggaaatgaaaacatgtccacacagaAACTTGAACACAAATGTTCAGAGCAGCTCAAAGTGGAACAACTCAAAGGTTCAACTGCTGATGAATGGATGCCCAAAGTGtggtatatctatacaatgggatattatttagcAATACAAAGGAATTAAGTACTGATTgaagctacaacatggatgagcttTGAAGACATACgaggtgaaagaagccaggcacagagGACCACATAgtgaatgattccatttacatgaaatctgCCTCTTTTATGATAAGCAGATCCCTAGCgacagaaagtagatcagtggttACTTAGGAGATTGGATATCCTTTGAGATAATGAAATTACACAATGGTGATGGTTGCGCTACTTTGAATATACTACAAACCACTGAAATCTAAACTTTAAAAGTGAATTTTGTGGTATTACGaattatatcacaataaagctgttaaaatctATATGAAAAAATAGTAGGTGGTCTCTAGGTACCAAAACCAGAAACTGTATAGGTAAGGCTCACCAAAAATATCACAAATTGCATCTGGGTTAGCAGTGGTGGAAGTGAGCCTGGTAACCTTGATCAATTCATATTAATAATACAAGCTCATCTGTAAAGAgcttttactatgtgccaggcagtatgctaaagcctttgtacATACCAACTCGTGTAACCCTTGTAACAACCTATGAGGCAGACAGTTTATCACCTCCATTTCTTACATTAGGAAATTGAGGCAGGGAGAGCTGAAAAACTTTTTTCAAAGTTGTACAGCTTCTAAGTGGCAGAGGGGGGATTATAGCCAAGTCTGACTGCAAACTGGATAAGAAGTTTTGTGTGgaggttatttattcatttgtttgatcCAGCTGATATTAACCAATGGCAGGGCCAGAGGATTTACTACTAACACCCAGGCTACTCCAAATCTAAGAAACAACTGTGCTTGCTGCTaaaatataaagttcaaaaatataaaatcatgactcctgtgaaaataaaacatgaaccTATATCAAAGCATTTAACTTAATAAGGGAACTCATAAGATGTCCCAACCAGCTCAGTTTGACAAGGTTTATATTCCCTTCTGGCAAAATTCATTTCTCACCACATTGGAATCGCTGGCACTTGCAGATCAGGCCCTCAGCAGCAGCATTAGCCAGCTCAGCCTTCACAGAGGGAGTTCTGTTATGGCCACATCCTCTGTCTCTGCTGCATGGCCTCTTCATTCATGGGCATTCATAGAGCAGGCACCGCGGCAGCTGTGTAAGGAAGCTCTCTGATAGCCACATAGCACAGAATAGTGTCTACTTGATTAGTAAAATCCTCTACAGTGGCCACCCTTTGGAGGCATTGACATGGGAGACAAGTATCTTCAATTGGCACCTGTTCAGAGGGGTTCACCCACATATCTGTGTCCAAGATTTCCTTGTCACCAGTCTTCAAGGTCCTGACCATCCAGCCAAACCATCAGCAGCTGCCCAAGTATCCATGTAGATCTCTACTCTCACCCCAGACTTAGGGTACAGTCATATATGCTGCTTGAATTTCTAACCAGTGGGAGGATTTTCCTTCACCACTGTCTTCTCAATCCCCCCAGACCCCGAGCAGAGCTATGAGGCTCTAGCCATCCACTTTCATGTGGTACCAGCATATCATATAGACCTATCTacaatatatcaataacctcagatatgcagatgacaccaccctaatagtagaaagcaaagaggaactaaagcgcctcttgatgaaggtgaaagagaagaatgaaaaagctggcttgaaactcaacattcaaaaaactaagaccatggcatctggtcccatcacttcatggcaaatagatggggaaaaaatggacacaatgacagactttattttattgggctccaaaatcactgtgggcagtgacttcagccatgaaattaaaagacacttgctccttgggaaaaaaagccacgacaaacctagacaatgtagtgaaaaaacagagacatcactttgctgacaaaggtctatataaccAAAGCCGTGGTGTTTCCACCAcatgtagtcatgtatagatatgagagctggaccataaagaaggctgagtgctaaagactgatgctttaaaactgtggtgctggggaagactcttgagagtcccttgaacaccaaggagatgaaaccagtcaatcccaaaggaaatcaaccctgaacattcattggaaggactgatgctggagctgataTTTTGggtacctgatgtgaagggctgactcattgggaaagaccctgatgctgggaaagattgggggcagaaggacaagggggtgacagaggatgagatggttggatggcatcatcgactcagtggacatgcgtttgagcatgagatgatgaaggacggtgaagcctggtgtgctgccgttcatgaggtcggacatgactgagcaattaaacaataACACAACATCTCTAGTCCAGGCTTGAGTTCTTCTCCCTGAGTCAACTTGTCAGAAGCAACTCCCTGGAGGCCATAGGCATGGAATGAGGGGGCAAAGCAACAGGAGTTGGTGTTGCAGTAGTCTGAGCCACCTACCCATACAATCCTACGTTATGGACCTGAGTTCAGTCTCTTATATACCATTTCTACTTGATGATAGATTGCTACTGGGCATGCCTAACTTTATAACCAGATAGGTCCAACAGCATCCATATTATGATAAGATCTCAAACTGCATGATCACCTCATTCAGTTTCTACCAAGACTGAGTAGCAAGCCAGAACCTGCTTCTCAAAAGGAGAATAATTACTGGCAAAAGAGGACATAGATTTGCTCTAGAATCCTACAGGTCTGCACTGCAGTGCTATTGGTGCTCATCAGAGATTCCATCCAGCTTCCCTATTTGACACTTCAAGTATCATtgaatctgttggatcataagaCCCAAGTTGTACAGCAGCTTGTTGATGCTGATTAgtcacccccatggactgtagcccaccaggctcctctgtccatgggctttccctggcaagaatactgcattgggttgccatttccttctccagggtatcttcccaacccagggattgaactcacatctcctgcattgcaggcatatcctttaccactgcaccacctgggaaatcagcTTGTACTGCAGCCTAAACAGCTGCAGAGCCTTCTCTTGTTTTACTCCTAAGTCCACCAGCCTGTAGATGGATTGAGGTTGCATACTCAGATGTGTATGTTGCCTCCAAAGTGACCTACCAAGTTTATGCCTCTTTCTTTTTGTAGGTGATACAAGATACAGCTATTCATCTTTCACCCTGGTCGAGATATTTCAAAATGGTCCAGACCAATGAACCCTCTCAAATTTCACAGCTGATACCAATTCTGTGTCCGCCTGAGTCCATTCAGGAGAAAGAAGCCATGAAGTAACATGAACAGAGAAAGATTAGTATAAGAAGTACGTTAACTATAATAGGGGAGTGGGGTAATGAGGGATAGGCTAGTAAAAAGTGGAGAATTCTAAGTAATATAAGGATGGTAGCTATAAGAAACAGCCAAAAGCTGGATAATTCTATTCCAGTGACAGTTTAAATGTGCTGTGATTGGCCGTTTCTTTGTCCCATCACTTAGACTGTAGGGTCCTTAAGAGCAGGGACCACATGCCTTGTTCTCCATTGTATCTCCATGCTAAGGGGGAGACCTAGCACCCCAAAGGCTAGgagtaaatgagtgaatgaatgaatgcacgaAAGTAGATAATATtggtggtgggctgccgtctatggggtcgcacagagtcggacacgactgcaagcgacttagcagcagcagcagtagcaacatgCAGGAGAATTACCCTGTTTCCTGTCCCGTATGGCCAGATTCCAACACACACCTGGATGCTTCCATCCAATCTGAGAAAATGCTGATAATACTTTCAAGGGAGTCACCAGTGGAGGGCTGTGTGTAGCCTTTGTCAACCTCTCCTAGTATGAAAGAAAGTGTTGGTGGCTCACTCGTGTTCaactcatgaactgtagccccctaggctcctctgtccatggaatcttccaggcaagaatactggagtgggtagccattcccttctccagggtaccttccccacctaggaatcaaacactggtctcctgcattgcaggcagattctttaccatctgagccaccagggaacctctcCTAAAGGAGAGGCAAGTCTAGCCCAGCTGCCCAGACTTTCCCCTCTGGGTTCTTAGTCCCCAAGCCGAAAGCTAAAAACAATAACCCCCACAGAGTCTCACTCTGGCCCTGACTGCTACGTGAATCCATGCACACCACGGGGGCCTCGGCTGTTGGGGCCGGAACAAGTGTAGATGGAATTCCCATCAAAGGCTCCTCTCCAGACCTGGGAAAGCAACTGCCTGGGGGCGGGCTGAGCCGAACCAATGCGATAAGGGGCGGGGCGCCGGCAGGCCCACAAAACAGGCCGGGGTCGGCCCCCCGGTAGAGGCGGAGCCATGGTGGACCCGTTTAGGGAGCGCACGGCCCGGCTGCTGATGGACTACCTGGAGTTCTGCGCCCGGGAGCCCGGCACTCCAGCTCCTGCGCCGTCCACGCCTGAGGCTGCTGTGCTGCGCCACGTGGCCGCCCGTGTCCTGGAAGCAAATCGAAACGTCTTGCCCCTATACCGCCGCTACCGCAGGCACCGCGTCGAGCTGGTGGCCAGGATGGCGCAGAGGCTGCTCGACGAAGACCCTGGCCCCAGCTGGGGCCGCGTGGCCTCACTCGTGACCTTCGCGGGgtctctgctggagaggcagCCGCAGACGACCCGACGGCAGAAGAGAGACGACGGCAGCGTTAGCAGGGACTGTCGGCTCCTCGTGGCCCTTCTCTGCGCTCAGTTCTGCGAAAGGCACCGCGCCTGGCTGATGGCGAACGGCGGCTGGGTGAGCGCGAAGGACGCGGGGCTGGTGGGCAGCCTGGGATGCGCCCACCCTGCCGGCTAGCAGAGGGACTCCAAGACGCCAGCTCTGTAGAGCATTCGTTTCACCAGGACTGGGAAGTTTGGGGTGAAGTCTGACTTTCTGTACTGGTAGAGTCAGTTGCCGAAACAGGCCTAGCTAGACAGCTCGCATACTAAACCATTCTGAAAAAGCAGCCCTCGACTTGGGTTGGCCCACTCTGGCCCTTCCCTTGACCACCTTCCGGTTTTAGGGTGTGCTCATGTtaggtctgggcttccctggtggcttagacggtaaagcgtctgcctgcaatgcgggagaccggggttcggttcctgggttgggaagattctctggagaaggaaatggcaatccactccagcactcttgcctggaaaaccccatggacggaggagcctgataggctacagtccatggggtcgcaaagagtcggacatggctgagcgaattcacttcacgTTAGGTCTGGATGCTTTGTTTAGTTAAGTAGACTCCCAAAGTGATGAAGTCAGCAATGGGGTGACCTGggccagatggattctttatacAAACTTTTAGCTGCACTTTTCTTTATGGACGCCACAGCTTTGCAGGTCAGAGCACACCAGCCTAAAACATGAGAATGCAAAAGCAGCCCCTGGGCCATCCCCACATTTCTCAGGAAGCGCTAAGGCAGAGGGGTTTGAGGGTGGGGTGTGCACTGCACCGTGTGGTGGCGCTGCGGTGCCTTAACTTCTAATTTACTGCACTTAGCCTTCAATTGCGAGATAGCCTGTCGCCCTGGCTCTCAGCTGTAAGTCATTGATCACTGTGGTCTAGGCTAGAGCAGGAGTTTCACTGCGGCTCCAAAACCAAGCCGATGATCAAGGAGAGTCTGGCCAGCCTGCAGTAAAAGGGTAGAATGCCCTGCTGGGTTCTGAGCGAGACCcctgcttctttcttctcttccttactgGAGTTGAAGAAATGACCCAAGTTGTAGAAGAAATGCAGCCAAATTATTAAAACCAGCAGTTAATAACATAATCTAAAAAGCAATTGAAACATAATCTAAAAATAATCTAGGGAAGACACTGCACTGTTTGCAGTTTCCTGACAGACGTGTATTGATGAATTGGGTTCCTTTTGTGGAGGAAGGATAGTGTTTGAGTCAGAACCTTGACCTTATACAGTTTAAGGTGTTAGCATTAATGCCATCCTTTTGGTATATGAAGGGATGGGGGCATAGGTCTTCAACTCTCCAGGCCTGTGAATTGTCAGAAACTCACCTGAGCCATTAGTCTTAACAAGGTATTTGGCCCCCAAGGGCCTTCCACACTGAAGAGGAAATTGATGGGGAAggtgatgttttgttttttttccctcaactttTGGCTAATCACCATTGAGTaaggaataattttttaatatcaaaaagcagaaactCCCCAATTGGGTAAAGAAGACGTGCCCACATCTCTCTCAGCTGCAGTCAAAATGCCACACTCTGGATTTCAGGTCCCTTCCTGCCCATTTTTCTGAACGGAACTACTTGCTTTCTTGTCCTTTCAAGTTAGTAATTTGTCATTTTCCCAGATAGCATCTGTTTTGTGATCAGGAAAAAACAGGATATAGTATTCTACTTTCCTCTTGGGTTTTGAAAGAAGTGAGTGAAAAGATGAGGTTTCCTGCTCTAAGTGACAAAATCACATCCTCTGTGTTCTTCTAGCTCCTGTGTTAGACAATGTCTTACAAACCCTAACTGAAACATTTCCAATTACAAGTAACCTACTGGTCaggacttttttaaaactttttaaacccAGGAATTGTCTTAGTGCTTCATCCAGAAGCACTGTGTGTTTAATTGAGTACAGGTTTTGAGTATTATGAAACAATTaattctcttctccctcccctttTAGGATGGATTTTGTCTCTCCTTCAGCCACTCATTGCAACCATCTTGGGAAAGACAGCTGGTCTGGTTTTTCCTCTCATACTGGACAGCAATAATCATAATCTACTTCTGGATAAAATTATCGTGAGTTCTAAAATTCTTAACTCATTTCTACCTGCCTAACTGTGACCAACCAAGCAAATTTGAAATGTGAAAGACCAAATCAGAGTAAACCACCTTCTGAGACATTTTTATCTGCATTCATATAAGGAGTCCTACAGTGTTTCAGCCAGAGTTTTAATTCCTGACAATCCAATATATTGGGACAAAGGCACAAATGGCTCTTTTTAAAATGGGGGACACAGGGGTCTAAAGGCTTATTGCTCCAAAGAATTACAGAAGAAACTGCTTACCATTAACTACGAAATATGGTGCTATTTGCTACATTTGGATAAAAGTGGATATGCGTCTCTCATCTATCCATGATTTCATGTGCTACTGCTGACTGATTTATCCAGGCAGTGTGTCAGGGGTGTAAAATGATAcaagttccctgagtcacagtcTGACAAAGAATGTAATAGCAAATCTTTTTAAAGGAATCCTTTCTAAATTCTTCTTGGTTTCTAGAGTTAATGTattgaaatttattaaattttatttttttatttcaataaattttaaaatcttaagttttaataaatttatgcatctttttcaaaaatgtagTTGGTGTTACTTGGGATTCAGTAAGCCTTTATTCTTAGGAATAACTTGATTGACAGTTTCCTTTTATTGCTGTTTAAATATAGCACAGACaatcattttaaacatttaatcaaTACACAAGCACTTAGCAGGTCCTTATCTTTCACCTTCCATTCTGAATTCAGCTCATCAGCTGAAGttgacagagagagaaaactcGAGCCTCTTAGATACTGTACCTGAGGCCTGTGAATCTAGAAGACAAAAGATAGAAAACAGGAggaaaacatacatattttatttgttgctgttttttacaGGGGACTTTAtacctggtggcacagaggttaaagcgtctgcctgccatgtgggagacctgggttcaatccctgggtcgggaagatcccctggagaaggaaatggcaatccactccagtattcttgcctggagaatcccatggacggaggagtttggtgggctacagtccacgggtcgaaaacagtcagacacgactgagcgacttcactttcactttcactttatagaaaacaagtgaaaaagaaacataCTTGGGGTTTGTAGACCATTTTAGCAAAGAATGGTCAAGTGTGGAGATATGACTAAACGAGggattcccatgtggctcagtggtagagaatctacctgccagtgcaggaaatgcaggagatgatggtttaatccctgtttggggaagatcccctggagtggaaaatggcagcctgctccagtattctcacctggaaaattccatggacagaggagcgagtccatggggtctcaaaagagtctgacacgactgagccacgCAAGCATGACTGAACAAAGGAAAGGGGTTGGGCTTCCAGGGGTCGTTTCGCACTGGCCAGAAAGTTAGCCAGAACgaaagtttgggtttttctgtaagatcttatgaaaaaacccaaatg is a window of Ovis canadensis isolate MfBH-ARS-UI-01 breed Bighorn chromosome 7, ARS-UI_OviCan_v2, whole genome shotgun sequence DNA encoding:
- the BCL2L10 gene encoding bcl-2-like protein 10; the protein is MVDPFRERTARLLMDYLEFCAREPGTPAPAPSTPEAAVLRHVAARVLEANRNVLPLYRRYRRHRVELVARMAQRLLDEDPGPSWGRVASLVTFAGSLLERQPQTTRRQKRDDGSVSRDCRLLVALLCAQFCERHRAWLMANGGWDGFCLSFSHSLQPSWERQLVWFFLSYWTAIIIIYFWIKLS